DNA from bacterium:
GATGGCGGTTTTGGCACCAATTGCACCGTCCCTTAAAAGGCGATGTCGCGCCGGCATCGTCATGGAGTGAATTGCCGCTTATTCGTTGATAAAATCCGGGCTTTTCGGATGCGCTCTATATAGTTCCCAAAGGTGAGAACTTCTATGTTGGGATCACCACAGACCCACCAAATCGACTCAGACAACACAGTAGTCCCACTTCCTTCTACGTCAAGGGTCCCCTTGAAAGAGACCAGGCCATTCGTTTAGTACTTAGGGAAACCCCCCGGCTTTGCCGGGGGACCCGAGAAGTTTGACAGTTCCTGGAGTAGATGAAAGCCTCCAATCTGTGAACCGCTCAAAGTTTACAGGAGAGGAGGCTTTCGTTGACCGATGTAAGAAGCTTAAGCCATACGGTATGGGACTGCAAGTATCACATTGTATGGATACCGAAGTGTCGCCGGAAGGTTTTGTATGGTCGAATCCGGAGTCATTTGGGTGAGATATTTCGGGAGTTGGCTCGTCAGCGTGAGAGTTTGGTGCTGGAGGGTCATGTGTGTACAGATCATGTACATATTTATCTTTCGATACCCCCCAAATATGCGGTGTCCCAGGTAGTTGGGTACATAAAGGG
Protein-coding regions in this window:
- the tnpA gene encoding IS200/IS605 family transposase, which produces MTDVRSLSHTVWDCKYHIVWIPKCRRKVLYGRIRSHLGEIFRELARQRESLVLEGHVCTDHVHIYLSIPPKYAVSQVVGYIKGKSAIHIARTFGGRARNFVGQHFWARGYYASTVGRDEQVIRDYIRRQEAEDRRLDQLQLLR